From a single Gimesia fumaroli genomic region:
- the dnaK gene encoding molecular chaperone DnaK: MSSGEKIIGIDLGTTNSVVSIMEGGEAKVIPNLEGNRITPSVVAFTDKGETLVGEPAKRQAVTNPENTVYSVKRFMGRRHNEVQSEEKIVPYKIIGGPEEYVKIEAGSKTYTPPEISASILRKLKEAAESYLGHKVNKAVVTVPAYFNDAQRQATKDAGQIAGLDVSRIINEPTAAALAYGLEKKNDEKIVVFDFGGGTFDVSVLEVGDEIIETLSTNGDGHLGGDDFDEELINHIADEFKKEQGIDLRDDAMALQRLREAAEKAKKELSSSQTTDINLPFITADSSGAKHLQMAITRSEFEKLIDPLVERCRKPVEQAMKDAGLSPGDIDEVVLVGGSTRVPKVQEFVKKIFGKEPHKGVNPDEVVSIGAAIQGGIISGDVQDVVLLDVTPLSLGIETEGGVMTKLVERNTTIPVTKDQTFSTAADNQTAVTVRVFQGERQMANDNRLLGQFNLEELPPAPRGVPQIKVVFDIDVNGILNVSAKDVATGKETSVRIEQSSGLSEAEIEDMQRQAEAHADEDKKKKELAEAKNNGSRIVYDVEKLLKEHAEKIDAASKSAIEASVKKVNDALETEDAAAINTACEELQQATHAFTEQMYKESQAAGGEGAPAGGEEASAASGDEEEVIDAEFEKKD, encoded by the coding sequence ATGTCTTCAGGTGAAAAGATCATTGGAATTGATTTAGGAACCACAAACTCAGTGGTATCCATTATGGAAGGTGGGGAAGCGAAAGTAATCCCTAACTTGGAAGGGAATCGGATTACCCCCAGTGTGGTCGCTTTCACCGATAAAGGGGAGACACTGGTTGGGGAGCCTGCAAAGCGTCAGGCGGTGACGAATCCAGAGAATACGGTTTACTCAGTAAAACGTTTTATGGGGCGTCGGCACAACGAAGTGCAGAGCGAAGAAAAGATTGTTCCCTATAAAATTATTGGTGGGCCGGAAGAATATGTCAAAATTGAAGCGGGTAGTAAAACCTATACGCCGCCCGAAATTTCCGCCTCGATCTTGCGGAAATTGAAGGAAGCTGCTGAAAGCTATCTGGGGCATAAAGTCAATAAAGCTGTGGTCACTGTGCCAGCTTACTTCAATGATGCGCAGCGACAGGCGACGAAAGATGCCGGTCAGATTGCCGGTCTGGATGTATCCCGGATTATCAACGAGCCGACAGCCGCCGCACTGGCCTATGGCCTGGAGAAAAAGAACGATGAAAAGATTGTCGTGTTCGACTTTGGTGGCGGTACGTTTGACGTATCCGTTCTTGAAGTCGGCGACGAAATCATTGAAACATTGAGCACGAACGGGGACGGTCACCTCGGTGGTGATGATTTCGATGAAGAGTTAATCAATCACATTGCAGATGAGTTCAAGAAAGAGCAGGGAATCGATCTGCGGGATGATGCGATGGCGTTACAGCGTCTGCGTGAAGCTGCTGAAAAAGCGAAAAAGGAACTCTCATCATCGCAAACGACCGATATCAATCTACCGTTTATTACAGCCGACAGTTCTGGTGCAAAGCACTTACAGATGGCGATCACCCGTTCTGAGTTTGAGAAATTGATCGATCCTCTGGTAGAGCGTTGCCGCAAGCCAGTCGAACAGGCAATGAAAGATGCCGGTTTGAGTCCCGGCGATATTGACGAAGTCGTTTTGGTTGGTGGTTCAACGCGGGTTCCTAAAGTTCAGGAATTCGTGAAGAAAATCTTTGGAAAAGAGCCGCACAAGGGAGTCAATCCTGACGAAGTGGTTTCCATTGGTGCTGCGATTCAAGGGGGAATCATCTCTGGTGATGTTCAAGATGTCGTTCTGCTTGACGTTACGCCGCTGTCTCTGGGGATTGAAACCGAAGGGGGCGTGATGACGAAGCTGGTTGAGCGAAATACCACGATTCCTGTGACCAAAGACCAGACATTCTCAACTGCAGCCGACAATCAGACGGCAGTAACGGTGCGAGTGTTCCAGGGTGAGCGTCAGATGGCGAATGACAACCGTTTGCTGGGTCAGTTCAATCTGGAAGAACTGCCGCCGGCACCACGTGGGGTTCCACAGATTAAAGTGGTCTTCGATATTGATGTGAACGGAATCTTAAATGTTTCGGCGAAGGATGTTGCCACAGGAAAAGAAACGTCTGTTCGCATTGAGCAGTCCAGTGGTCTGTCCGAAGCGGAAATCGAAGACATGCAGCGTCAGGCAGAAGCCCATGCTGATGAAGATAAAAAGAAGAAAGAACTGGCAGAAGCCAAGAACAATGGTTCTCGAATTGTTTACGATGTAGAAAAGCTGTTGAAAGAGCACGCCGAAAAAATCGATGCTGCTTCGAAATCGGCTATTGAAGCATCGGTGAAAAAAGTAAACGATGCTTTGGAAACAGAGGATGCGGCAGCCATCAATACAGCCTGTGAAGAATTGCAGCAGGCAACACATGCCTTTACCGAGCAGATGTATAAAGAAAGTCAGGCTGCCGGTGGTGAAGGAGCGCCTGCGGGCGGAGAAGAGGCTTCCGCTGCTAGTGGCGATGAAGAGGAAGTCATTGATGCAGAATTTGAGAAAAAGGACTAG